In Actinomyces radicidentis, one genomic interval encodes:
- the mtrB gene encoding MtrAB system histidine kinase MtrB, which yields MTSSPGAPTRRPLPRWLPPRLRRLVLAVRRSLSTRMALLATAAGIVLIALLLTGVTSRVRDDVFNDRRDAVLADARQRVATVQAEFDDTTVTTADEAAAAVQYEVSRIKGSSSGTGGVGVVMLRSGSDASSAAINDLATDTRLSSLVTPELEKAVDDAAVKGDTGAQFWQSVSVPAASGDGTAPGIIVGSRASLPVAGDYDLYLVYSLEPEQRLISTAARAIELAGVGFLLILILGVWGLTWRVLIPVRRTSLAAQRLASGLLSERLAVAGEDELAALARSFNDMADALESQIKRLENLSELQRLFVSDVSHELRTPLSSIRLASEQIMDARDEINDPFAVRSIEILQDQVDRFTRMLEDLLAISRIDSGRVQLSVEETDLRAVVERVVGDLGVQIEERSAVVTIAPAPEPLIAEMDAVRVERIVRNFVTNALDHAKEGEPPRIDVTLAGTDTIVAVRVRDHGVGMSPDVLGKVFDRFYRADPSRKRTLGGTGLGLSISLEDAHLHGGTLENWGWPGDGSAFLMVLPRSLGPDGTPGVLTGAWPLGAVPDDAPVVSRSTSRRDPAAPAPSSAIGPVPVSRRAEGVHHDDEDDETPTAPTAPTPDLAAEPRGGARPVPPPAAGRRVTVRVPGDAPSARTPDAPKGGAR from the coding sequence GTGACGAGCTCCCCGGGCGCCCCGACGCGGCGCCCTCTGCCCCGGTGGCTGCCCCCGCGGCTGCGCCGCCTCGTGCTCGCCGTGCGCCGCAGCCTCTCGACCCGCATGGCGCTGCTCGCCACCGCGGCGGGCATCGTCCTCATCGCGCTCCTCCTCACCGGTGTCACGAGCCGCGTGCGCGACGACGTCTTCAACGACCGGCGCGACGCCGTGCTCGCCGACGCCCGCCAGCGCGTCGCCACCGTCCAGGCCGAGTTCGACGACACCACCGTCACCACTGCTGACGAGGCCGCGGCCGCCGTCCAGTATGAGGTGTCACGCATCAAGGGCTCCTCCTCCGGGACCGGCGGCGTCGGCGTCGTCATGCTCCGCAGCGGCTCGGACGCCTCCTCCGCCGCCATCAACGACCTCGCCACGGACACCCGCCTGTCCTCCCTCGTCACCCCCGAGCTCGAGAAGGCCGTCGACGACGCGGCCGTCAAGGGGGACACGGGCGCCCAGTTCTGGCAGTCCGTCTCCGTGCCGGCCGCCTCAGGTGACGGCACCGCCCCCGGGATCATCGTCGGGTCACGCGCGAGCCTGCCCGTGGCCGGCGACTACGACCTCTACCTCGTCTACTCCCTCGAGCCCGAGCAGCGCCTCATCTCGACCGCCGCCCGCGCCATCGAGCTGGCGGGCGTCGGCTTCCTCCTCATCCTCATCCTCGGGGTCTGGGGCCTGACCTGGCGCGTCCTCATCCCCGTGCGGAGGACCTCGCTCGCCGCCCAGCGCCTCGCGTCCGGCCTCCTGTCCGAGCGCCTCGCGGTCGCCGGCGAGGACGAGCTCGCCGCCCTGGCCCGCTCCTTCAACGACATGGCCGACGCCCTGGAGTCCCAGATCAAGCGCCTCGAGAACCTCTCCGAGCTCCAGCGCCTCTTCGTCTCCGACGTCTCCCACGAGCTGCGCACGCCCCTGTCCTCGATCCGGCTCGCGAGCGAGCAGATCATGGACGCGCGCGACGAGATCAACGACCCCTTCGCGGTCCGCTCCATCGAGATCCTCCAGGACCAGGTCGACCGCTTCACCCGCATGCTCGAGGACCTCCTCGCCATCTCCCGCATCGACTCCGGCCGCGTCCAGCTCTCCGTCGAGGAGACCGACCTGCGCGCCGTCGTCGAGCGGGTCGTCGGGGACCTCGGCGTCCAGATCGAGGAGCGCAGCGCCGTCGTCACCATCGCACCCGCCCCCGAGCCGCTCATCGCCGAGATGGACGCCGTGCGCGTCGAGCGCATCGTCCGCAACTTCGTCACCAACGCCCTCGACCACGCCAAGGAGGGCGAGCCGCCGCGGATCGACGTCACCCTGGCCGGCACGGACACGATCGTGGCCGTGAGGGTGCGCGACCACGGCGTCGGCATGAGCCCGGACGTCCTGGGCAAGGTCTTCGACCGCTTCTACCGGGCCGACCCCTCCCGCAAGCGCACCCTGGGCGGCACGGGCCTCGGCCTGTCGATCTCCCTCGAGGACGCCCACCTCCACGGCGGCACCCTCGAGAACTGGGGCTGGCCCGGCGACGGCTCCGCCTTCCTCATGGTCCTGCCCCGCAGCCTCGGACCCGACGGGACCCCTGGCGTCCTCACGGGAGCCTGGCCGCTCGGCGCCGTCCCCGACGACGCCCCCGTCGTGTCGAGGTCAACCTCGCGGCGCGACCCGGCCGCGCCGGCGCCGAGCTCCGCCATCGGCCCGGTCCCGGTCTCCCGCCGCGCCGAGGGCGTCCACCACGACGACGAGGACGACGAGACCCCGACGGCTCCGACCGCCCCGACGCCGGACCTCGCCGCGGAGCCGCGCGGCGGCGCGCGCCCGGTCCCGCCGCCCGCCGCCGGTCGGCGCGTCACCGTGCGCGTCCCCGGCGACGCCCCCTCCGCGCGCACCCCCGACGCCCCGAAGGGAGGAGCCCGATGA
- the mtrA gene encoding MtrAB system response regulator MtrA, with translation MSTRILVVDDDTPLAEMIGIMLESEGYAPSFCADGAQALETFRSTDPDLVLLDLMLPGVDGVEICRLIRAESDVPVIMLTAKTDTQDVVAGLEAGADDYVTKPFKSKELLARVRTRLRRNTDGGNAEHVRAGDLDIDVAGHQVHRGDETIALTPLEFDLLVTLARTPWKVFTREELLEQVWGYQHAADTRLVNVHVQRLRAKIEHDPEHPAIVITVRGVGYRAGESR, from the coding sequence ATGAGCACGCGCATCCTCGTCGTCGACGACGACACCCCCCTCGCAGAGATGATCGGCATCATGCTCGAGTCCGAGGGGTACGCGCCGTCCTTCTGCGCGGACGGCGCCCAGGCCCTCGAGACCTTCCGGAGCACGGACCCCGACCTCGTGCTCCTCGACCTCATGCTCCCCGGCGTCGACGGCGTCGAGATCTGCCGTCTCATCCGCGCCGAGTCCGACGTCCCCGTCATCATGCTCACCGCGAAGACCGACACCCAGGACGTCGTCGCCGGGCTCGAGGCCGGCGCGGACGACTACGTGACAAAGCCCTTCAAGTCCAAGGAGCTCCTGGCCCGCGTCCGCACGCGCCTGCGCCGCAACACCGACGGCGGCAACGCCGAGCACGTGCGCGCCGGGGACCTCGACATCGACGTCGCCGGGCACCAGGTCCACCGCGGTGACGAGACCATCGCGCTGACGCCGCTCGAGTTCGACCTCCTCGTCACCCTGGCCCGGACCCCCTGGAAGGTCTTCACCCGCGAGGAGCTCCTCGAACAGGTCTGGGGCTACCAGCACGCCGCCGACACCCGCCTCGTCAACGTCCACGTCCAGCGCCTGCGCGCCAAGATCGAGCACGACCCCGAGCACCCCGCCATCGTCATCACGGTGCGCGGCGTCGGCTACCGCGCCGGCGAGTCCAGGTGA
- a CDS encoding glycerophosphoryl diester phosphodiesterase membrane domain-containing protein → MSENSGWLPPTSGGDRDARPQEETPAPRYGAYGSAPAGTPSYGSYGSEDSGQQGAAHPGAPYPGAPYPGSTHPGDSYPGGLPPQGGWGGPNASAPYAQGSGAPGGFFLAPKPGIIPLRPLGITEIIGGAVDALRANPRAMFLPALVVMTVIGLVSALLSGLSMRPLNSIAQTMESDASPTADQLAPMVGSSLVTMGSTALEGLITSIATAVLTGLLIVAVSRSVLGRVATPGEAWERTRGRVWALIGQSLLINLITGVVALVLVGAAVLLAVVIVSSASDGSTTAVVLAVLAAIILGLGAVVASLFLAVRLSMSSSALILENVGVLDGIRRSWRLTRGSFWRVLGILVLAGLIQALVTGLLGGLASTVSTLITATAPTQIALATAVTSFIATILSALILPFTASVTALTYIDLRMRHEGLDVELRQAATR, encoded by the coding sequence ATGAGCGAGAACTCCGGCTGGCTCCCGCCGACCTCCGGCGGCGACCGCGACGCCCGTCCCCAGGAGGAGACCCCCGCCCCGCGCTACGGCGCCTACGGCTCCGCCCCCGCCGGCACCCCGTCCTACGGGTCCTACGGCTCGGAGGATTCCGGCCAGCAGGGCGCCGCGCACCCCGGCGCCCCCTACCCCGGCGCCCCCTACCCCGGGAGCACCCACCCGGGAGACTCCTACCCCGGCGGTCTGCCGCCCCAGGGCGGCTGGGGAGGCCCGAACGCCTCCGCGCCCTACGCCCAGGGATCCGGCGCGCCCGGCGGATTCTTCCTCGCCCCCAAGCCCGGCATCATCCCGCTGCGACCGCTGGGCATCACCGAGATCATCGGCGGTGCCGTCGACGCCCTCCGGGCGAACCCGCGCGCCATGTTCCTCCCGGCCCTCGTCGTCATGACCGTCATCGGACTCGTCTCCGCGCTCCTGTCCGGCCTGTCGATGCGCCCCCTCAACTCGATCGCCCAGACGATGGAGTCCGACGCCAGCCCGACTGCCGACCAGCTCGCGCCCATGGTCGGCAGCAGCCTCGTGACCATGGGCTCGACGGCCCTCGAGGGCCTCATCACGTCGATCGCCACGGCCGTGCTCACGGGCCTGCTCATCGTCGCCGTCTCGCGCTCCGTGCTGGGTCGGGTCGCCACCCCGGGCGAGGCCTGGGAGCGCACCCGGGGCCGCGTGTGGGCCCTCATCGGCCAGTCCCTCCTCATCAACCTCATCACCGGCGTCGTCGCGCTCGTCCTCGTCGGCGCCGCCGTCCTCCTGGCCGTCGTCATCGTCTCCTCCGCGTCGGACGGCTCGACCACCGCCGTCGTCCTGGCCGTCCTCGCCGCGATCATCCTGGGCCTCGGCGCCGTCGTCGCGTCACTGTTCCTCGCGGTCCGGCTCTCGATGTCCTCCTCCGCCCTCATCCTCGAGAACGTCGGCGTCCTCGACGGCATCCGCCGCTCCTGGCGGCTCACGCGGGGCTCCTTCTGGCGAGTCCTCGGCATCCTCGTGCTCGCCGGACTCATCCAGGCCCTCGTCACGGGTCTGCTCGGCGGGCTCGCGAGCACGGTGAGCACCCTCATCACGGCGACCGCCCCGACCCAGATCGCCCTGGCGACCGCCGTCACCTCCTTCATCGCGACCATCCTGTCCGCACTCATCCTGCCCTTCACCGCCTCGGTGACGGCCCTGACGTACATCGACCTGCGCATGCGCCACGAGGGCCTCGACGTCGAGCTGCGTCAGGCGGCGACCCGCTGA
- a CDS encoding DUF4129 domain-containing protein: MTPPLATVLPARALARAGAVVHARALAADVPATPSADEAREAASHELAKPAYQPRDGLAGAVLAWLRDHLDPGGLVPGAPSWLSVLIVGLAVCGLLALVLLMLTRLSGARTSRIPSHSLFDGDDRDADALRAAAEDAAARSDWSTAVVERYRAIIRSLDERGLIEDHPGLTAHEAAVAASAALGSLGAELVAAARVFDCVRYGDLLPTAQQDASMRELADRVTATTPPEPERSPAPERWAVHR; the protein is encoded by the coding sequence ATGACTCCCCCGCTCGCGACCGTGCTCCCCGCCCGCGCTCTGGCGCGGGCGGGCGCCGTCGTGCACGCGCGGGCGCTCGCCGCCGACGTCCCCGCCACGCCGAGCGCCGATGAGGCGCGCGAGGCCGCGAGCCACGAGCTCGCGAAGCCCGCCTACCAGCCGCGCGACGGCCTGGCCGGGGCGGTGCTGGCCTGGCTGCGCGACCACCTCGACCCGGGCGGGCTCGTGCCCGGCGCGCCGTCGTGGCTCTCCGTGCTCATCGTGGGCCTGGCCGTCTGCGGCCTCCTCGCGCTGGTCCTCCTCATGCTCACCCGCCTGTCCGGGGCCCGCACGAGCCGGATCCCCTCCCACTCCCTCTTCGACGGTGACGACCGCGACGCGGACGCCCTGCGCGCCGCGGCGGAGGACGCCGCCGCGCGCTCCGACTGGTCCACGGCCGTCGTCGAGCGCTACCGCGCCATCATCAGGTCCCTCGACGAGCGCGGGCTCATCGAGGACCACCCCGGGCTCACCGCCCACGAGGCCGCGGTCGCCGCCTCCGCGGCGCTCGGCTCCCTCGGCGCCGAGCTCGTCGCCGCGGCCCGCGTCTTCGACTGCGTCCGCTACGGCGACCTCCTGCCCACGGCGCAGCAGGACGCCTCCATGCGCGAACTCGCCGACCGCGTCACCGCGACGACGCCGCCGGAGCCGGAGCGCTCCCCCGCCCCCGAGCGCTGGGCGGTGCACCGGTGA
- a CDS encoding DUF4350 domain-containing protein, with the protein MSAPAAPTAIACAAPGADQVLGAPVRERLRRWRPFAIALAVLLVVALLTTWSRPETSSTPLATTNPGDDGAQALTALLRDEGVTVTTVSSVDDAVAASSEGAAVALVNAGSLSAADRERLAGAGGDVVVIGSTYQALTGLTHLTSSGASASSSTPLEARCEDPDAVAAATLLGSRGSVATDGVRGAVGCFPVAVGTYAYATAPLPSGAVLRVIADSAALTNARLATAGNAALGVRALGHHDRVVWLDGDHMEPPSLWDTTSVPPWTPVVLAQLGLVVLALALVRGRRMGPVVVEDLPVAVRATETTRGRGRLYRRAGDRAHAARVLRAGTATRLGRRLGVPAGAATDELVAAVARATGRPEPLVHEVLACDPPTDDRALADLAVQLDRLESEAQRS; encoded by the coding sequence GTGAGCGCCCCCGCCGCGCCGACCGCCATCGCCTGCGCCGCGCCCGGAGCGGACCAGGTCCTGGGGGCACCCGTGCGCGAGCGACTGCGGCGCTGGAGGCCCTTCGCCATCGCCCTGGCCGTGCTCCTCGTCGTCGCCCTGCTGACGACCTGGAGCCGCCCGGAGACCTCGAGCACGCCGCTGGCCACGACCAACCCCGGGGACGACGGGGCCCAGGCCCTCACGGCCCTCCTGCGCGACGAGGGCGTCACGGTCACCACCGTCTCCAGCGTCGACGACGCCGTGGCCGCCTCCTCCGAGGGGGCCGCCGTCGCGCTCGTCAACGCGGGCTCGCTCAGCGCCGCCGACCGCGAGCGCCTCGCCGGGGCCGGCGGCGACGTCGTCGTCATCGGCTCTACCTACCAGGCGCTCACGGGCCTCACGCACCTCACCTCCAGCGGCGCCTCGGCGAGCTCGAGCACGCCGCTCGAGGCCCGGTGCGAGGACCCCGACGCCGTCGCCGCCGCGACGCTGCTCGGCTCGAGGGGCTCCGTCGCCACCGACGGCGTCCGCGGCGCCGTCGGCTGCTTCCCGGTCGCCGTCGGCACCTACGCCTACGCCACCGCGCCCCTGCCCTCCGGCGCCGTGCTGAGGGTCATCGCCGACTCCGCGGCACTCACGAACGCGCGGCTCGCGACGGCCGGGAACGCCGCCCTCGGCGTGCGTGCCCTGGGCCACCACGACCGCGTCGTCTGGCTCGACGGCGACCACATGGAGCCGCCGAGCCTCTGGGACACGACGAGCGTGCCCCCGTGGACGCCGGTCGTCCTGGCCCAGCTGGGGCTCGTCGTCCTCGCGCTCGCGCTCGTGCGCGGCCGCCGGATGGGACCGGTCGTCGTCGAGGACCTGCCCGTCGCCGTGAGGGCGACGGAGACCACGCGCGGACGCGGGCGGCTGTACCGCCGCGCCGGCGACCGAGCCCACGCCGCGCGCGTCCTGCGCGCGGGCACCGCCACGCGCCTGGGCCGCCGGCTCGGCGTGCCCGCGGGCGCGGCGACCGACGAGCTCGTCGCCGCCGTCGCCCGCGCCACCGGCCGTCCCGAGCCCCTCGTCCACGAGGTGCTCGCCTGCGACCCACCCACCGACGACAGGGCCCTCGCGGACCTGGCCGTCCAGCTCGACCGACTCGAGAGCGAGGCACAGAGATCATGA
- a CDS encoding AAA family ATPase, with protein sequence MSTSDPNPDPDATPAAAAATGPAGAPTAGQADPHSRLVAVRGEVGKAVVGQEGAVTGLVIGLLAGGHVLLEGVPGVAKTLLVRSLAASLDLGTKRVQFTPDLMPGDVTGSLVYDARTAEFSFREGPVFTNLLLADEINRTPPKTQAALLEAMEERQVSVDGEPRRLPDPFMVIATQNPVEYEGTYPLPEAQLDRFLLKLVLPLPDRSDELEVLSRHAAGFNPSDLAAAGLRAVAGPGDLARAREHVRTIGASPEVLGYVVDLVRATRQAPSVALGVSPRGATALLAAARAWAWLSGRSFLTPDDVKVLALPALRHRISLRAEAEMEGVTTESVIAGVLRAVEVPR encoded by the coding sequence ATGAGCACCTCGGACCCCAACCCCGACCCCGACGCGACCCCCGCCGCAGCCGCCGCCACCGGCCCCGCGGGGGCCCCGACCGCCGGCCAGGCGGACCCCCACTCCCGGCTCGTCGCCGTCCGCGGTGAGGTCGGCAAGGCCGTCGTCGGCCAGGAGGGCGCCGTCACCGGCCTCGTCATCGGACTGCTCGCCGGCGGGCACGTCCTCCTCGAGGGCGTCCCCGGCGTCGCCAAGACCCTCCTCGTGCGCTCCCTGGCGGCCTCCCTCGACCTGGGCACCAAGCGCGTCCAGTTCACCCCCGACCTCATGCCGGGCGACGTCACGGGCTCCCTCGTCTACGACGCCCGCACGGCGGAGTTCTCCTTCCGCGAGGGCCCCGTCTTCACCAACCTCCTCCTCGCCGACGAGATCAACCGCACGCCACCGAAGACCCAGGCCGCCCTTCTCGAGGCGATGGAGGAGCGGCAGGTGAGCGTCGACGGCGAGCCCCGGCGCCTTCCGGACCCCTTCATGGTCATCGCGACGCAGAACCCCGTCGAGTACGAGGGCACGTACCCGCTGCCGGAGGCCCAGCTGGACCGCTTCCTCCTCAAGCTCGTCCTCCCGCTGCCGGACCGCTCCGACGAGCTCGAGGTGCTCAGCCGCCACGCGGCCGGCTTCAACCCGAGCGACCTCGCGGCCGCCGGGCTCCGGGCCGTCGCCGGCCCCGGTGACCTGGCGCGCGCCAGGGAGCATGTCCGCACGATCGGAGCGTCCCCGGAGGTCCTCGGCTACGTCGTCGACCTCGTGCGCGCCACCCGCCAGGCTCCCAGCGTCGCCCTCGGGGTCTCGCCCCGAGGCGCCACGGCCCTGCTCGCCGCCGCCCGCGCCTGGGCCTGGCTCTCCGGCCGGTCCTTCCTCACCCCCGACGACGTCAAGGTCCTCGCCCTGCCGGCTCTGCGCCACCGCATCTCCCTGCGCGCCGAGGCCGAGATGGAGGGCGTGACCACGGAGTCCGTCATCGCGGGCGTGCTGCGCGCGGTCGAGGTCCCCCGCTGA
- a CDS encoding DUF58 domain-containing protein: protein MYLTTRTVRTLLAGVLVVVLVPQPATVLVIALAVAALVVVDVVLAPSPRSLRVSRGVPRSTRLGESVTDTLTVSSQAAQVVHLEVRDAWPPSAGAVGERGSLTIPPGQRRRHRTTLTPTRRGDRLAERVTVRVRGPLGLAGRQASLCAPATLRVLPAFASRRHLPSRLARLREMDGRSAVQVRGAGTEFDSLRQYVAGDDVRSIDWRSTARRGDVVVRTWRPERDRRVLIVLDTGRTAAARLGEGTRLDSQIEAALLLAALASRAGDRVDVIALDEAVRAQVRGESGPALMSALADGLAPVEPALVETSWSLAAGTVSRALSQHSLVVVLTGLEGASADAATLRALAPIVREHTVLVASATDPGLVELRGRRSDSESAYVAAAAEQDLLEIEAARDRLRRAGAEVVEASPAGLAPALADSYLALKAAGRL, encoded by the coding sequence GTGTACCTGACGACGCGCACCGTGCGGACGCTCCTGGCGGGCGTTCTCGTCGTCGTGCTCGTCCCGCAGCCGGCGACGGTCCTCGTCATCGCCCTCGCCGTCGCGGCGCTCGTCGTCGTCGACGTCGTCCTCGCCCCCTCGCCGCGGAGCCTGCGGGTCTCCCGCGGCGTGCCGCGCTCCACCAGGCTCGGGGAGAGCGTCACCGACACCCTCACCGTGAGCTCGCAGGCCGCCCAGGTGGTCCACCTCGAGGTGCGCGACGCCTGGCCGCCCTCGGCCGGGGCCGTCGGCGAACGCGGCTCCCTCACGATCCCGCCGGGTCAGAGGCGCCGCCACCGCACGACCCTCACGCCGACCCGACGGGGCGACCGCCTGGCCGAGCGCGTCACCGTGCGCGTGCGCGGGCCCCTCGGCCTGGCCGGACGCCAGGCCTCGCTGTGCGCCCCCGCCACGCTGCGCGTCCTGCCCGCCTTCGCCTCACGCCGCCACCTGCCCAGCCGCCTGGCCCGGCTGCGCGAGATGGACGGTCGCAGCGCCGTCCAGGTGCGCGGCGCCGGCACGGAGTTCGACTCGCTGCGCCAGTACGTCGCCGGCGACGACGTCCGCTCGATCGACTGGCGGTCGACGGCGCGGCGCGGCGACGTCGTCGTGCGCACCTGGCGGCCCGAGCGGGACCGGCGCGTCCTCATCGTCCTCGACACGGGGCGCACCGCGGCGGCGCGCCTCGGGGAGGGCACGCGCCTGGACTCGCAGATCGAGGCCGCGCTGCTCCTGGCGGCCCTCGCCTCGCGCGCCGGGGACCGGGTGGACGTCATCGCCCTCGACGAGGCGGTGCGGGCCCAGGTGCGCGGCGAGTCCGGCCCGGCGCTCATGAGCGCGCTCGCCGACGGCCTCGCCCCCGTCGAGCCGGCCCTCGTCGAGACGAGCTGGTCCCTGGCGGCGGGGACCGTGTCCCGCGCGCTGTCCCAGCACTCGCTCGTCGTCGTGCTCACCGGCCTGGAGGGCGCGAGCGCGGACGCGGCGACCCTGCGGGCCCTCGCCCCGATCGTGCGCGAGCACACGGTGCTCGTCGCCTCGGCCACCGACCCGGGCCTGGTGGAGCTGCGCGGGCGGCGCTCCGACTCGGAGAGCGCCTACGTCGCCGCAGCAGCCGAGCAGGACCTCCTCGAGATCGAGGCCGCCCGCGACCGACTGCGCCGCGCGGGCGCCGAGGTCGTCGAGGCCTCCCCCGCGGGCCTCGCACCCGCGCTCGCCGACTCCTACCTCGCGCTCAAGGCGGCGGGTCGGCTGTGA
- a CDS encoding stage II sporulation protein M, whose product MDIDAFSAAHRDQWDRLDALASRRRLSGAEADELVSLYRRTAHHLSQVRTSAPDPQLVAELSTRLARARARVTGTRESRASDLGRFLTRTVPAALYRVRWWTLGVTAATLLVAVVVGVWTLHSPEAMAALGSPSELDAYAQHAFEAYYSTYSAQDFAGQVWTNNARVAALCVAGGVTGALPAWVLWANAVNLGQAGAVMADHDSLGLFLELISPHGLLELTCVFIAGGAGLRLFWTLLVPGQRSRGRALAEEGRTLITVAVALTAALAVSGVIEAFVTPAPVPWALKIAVGALALAALWTYTIVLGRRAVVGGESGDLDEEEAGAVLPEAA is encoded by the coding sequence GTGGACATCGATGCCTTCAGCGCGGCGCACCGGGACCAGTGGGACCGGCTCGACGCGCTCGCCTCGCGCCGCCGCCTGTCCGGTGCGGAGGCGGACGAGCTCGTCTCCCTCTACCGGCGCACGGCGCACCACCTCTCCCAGGTGCGCACCAGCGCGCCGGACCCGCAGCTCGTCGCCGAGCTCTCGACCCGCCTGGCCCGCGCCCGCGCCCGCGTCACCGGGACCCGCGAGTCGCGCGCCTCGGACCTGGGGCGCTTCCTCACGCGCACCGTGCCCGCGGCCCTGTACCGCGTGCGCTGGTGGACGCTCGGCGTCACCGCCGCGACGCTCCTCGTCGCGGTCGTCGTGGGGGTCTGGACACTGCACAGCCCCGAGGCGATGGCCGCCCTGGGCTCGCCGAGCGAGCTCGACGCCTACGCCCAGCACGCCTTCGAGGCGTACTACTCCACGTACTCCGCCCAGGACTTCGCCGGTCAGGTCTGGACCAACAACGCGCGCGTCGCCGCCCTGTGCGTCGCCGGCGGCGTCACCGGGGCGCTGCCCGCCTGGGTCCTGTGGGCCAACGCCGTCAACCTGGGGCAGGCCGGCGCCGTCATGGCCGACCACGACTCCCTCGGCCTCTTCCTCGAGCTCATCAGCCCGCACGGTCTGCTCGAGCTCACCTGCGTCTTCATCGCCGGCGGAGCCGGCCTGCGCCTGTTCTGGACGCTCCTCGTCCCGGGGCAGCGCTCGCGCGGGCGAGCCCTCGCCGAGGAGGGCCGCACCCTCATCACCGTGGCCGTCGCCCTCACCGCGGCGCTCGCGGTCTCCGGCGTCATCGAGGCCTTCGTGACCCCGGCGCCCGTCCCGTGGGCTCTCAAGATCGCCGTCGGCGCGCTGGCGCTCGCGGCCCTGTGGACCTACACGATCGTCCTGGGGCGCAGGGCCGTCGTCGGGGGCGAGAGCGGGGACCTCGACGAGGAGGAGGCCGGGGCGGTCCTGCCCGAGGCCGCCTGA
- a CDS encoding RDD family protein yields the protein MVSEPVSSSERMIEQDRVVTGEAVALDIVPATLGNRMVSGVIDYGLTAVGLALSLLTWATVLPRQSTAAEMTQASLIVSLWLVVLPLAVETLSRGRSAGRLVVGTRVVRDDGGAVRLRHCLVRALVAVIEVWTTSGVLAVCSCAVTRRGKRLGDLLAGTYEVRERDGAQSAPPLLMPPELAAWAAQADMGALPGGLAMAARTFLQRASSTRPEARARLAAQLADAVAPYVAPAPPAGTHPERFLAAVLVERRDRELSREMRDRELDEAAATRALRPRYGV from the coding sequence ATGGTGAGCGAGCCCGTCTCCTCGTCCGAGCGGATGATCGAGCAGGACCGCGTCGTCACGGGCGAGGCGGTCGCGCTCGACATCGTCCCGGCGACGCTCGGGAACCGGATGGTCTCCGGCGTCATCGACTACGGCCTGACGGCCGTGGGGCTGGCGCTGTCCCTCCTCACGTGGGCGACGGTCCTGCCGCGGCAGTCGACCGCGGCCGAGATGACGCAGGCCTCCCTCATCGTCTCCCTCTGGCTCGTCGTCCTGCCGCTGGCCGTGGAGACCCTCTCGCGGGGCCGGTCGGCGGGGAGGCTCGTCGTCGGCACGCGGGTGGTGCGCGACGACGGCGGCGCGGTGCGTCTGCGGCACTGCCTCGTGCGGGCCCTCGTCGCGGTCATCGAGGTCTGGACCACCTCGGGCGTGCTCGCGGTGTGCTCCTGCGCGGTGACGCGCCGGGGCAAGCGCCTCGGGGACCTGCTGGCAGGCACCTACGAGGTGCGCGAGCGGGACGGGGCGCAGTCCGCTCCCCCGCTGCTCATGCCGCCCGAGCTCGCGGCCTGGGCCGCGCAGGCGGACATGGGGGCGCTGCCCGGCGGGCTGGCCATGGCGGCCCGGACCTTCCTGCAGCGCGCCTCGTCGACGAGGCCCGAGGCGCGGGCGCGTCTCGCCGCGCAGCTGGCCGACGCGGTGGCGCCTTACGTGGCGCCGGCCCCGCCGGCGGGCACGCACCCGGAGCGCTTCCTCGCGGCGGTGCTCGTCGAGAGGCGGGACCGGGAGCTGTCGCGCGAGATGCGGGACCGCGAGCTCGACGAGGCCGCTGCCACGCGTGCGCTGCGCCCCCGCTACGGCGTCTGA
- a CDS encoding Trm112 family protein, with amino-acid sequence MSTDTSSTAPAPAAWLREDLRCPVTGGELVDAVGPDGEPRLDSPQAGLSFPVRDGVPILLAHEASPLA; translated from the coding sequence GTGAGCACCGACACCAGCTCGACCGCCCCCGCCCCGGCGGCCTGGCTCCGCGAGGACCTGCGCTGCCCCGTCACAGGCGGCGAGCTCGTCGACGCCGTCGGCCCCGACGGCGAGCCCCGCCTCGACTCCCCGCAGGCGGGCCTGTCCTTCCCGGTGCGCGACGGCGTGCCGATCCTCCTCGCCCACGAGGCGAGCCCGCTCGCCTGA
- a CDS encoding DUF3499 domain-containing protein, translated as MRTVRRCRRPGCENPAVSTLTSVYADSTIVLGPLATEAQPEAYDLCEKHVESFTAPRGWQVIRLATDFAPAPPSDDDLTALADAVREASRTPRPRPQPAEHAGRPGGIMPGPITHDPAELPTHLTGLGDGEILRRGHLRVLRGEKED; from the coding sequence GTGAGAACCGTCCGACGCTGCCGCAGGCCCGGCTGCGAGAACCCCGCCGTGTCGACCCTGACGAGCGTCTACGCGGACTCCACCATCGTGCTCGGCCCGCTGGCCACGGAGGCCCAGCCCGAGGCCTACGACCTGTGCGAGAAGCACGTCGAGTCCTTCACCGCCCCCCGCGGATGGCAGGTCATCCGGCTCGCCACCGACTTCGCCCCGGCACCGCCGAGCGACGACGACCTCACCGCCCTCGCCGACGCCGTCCGCGAGGCCTCGCGCACGCCGCGCCCGCGCCCCCAGCCCGCTGAGCACGCCGGTCGCCCCGGCGGCATCATGCCGGGCCCCATCACCCACGACCCCGCCGAGCTCCCCACCCACCTCACGGGTCTGGGCGACGGCGAGATCCTGCGCCGAGGGCACCTGCGCGTGCTGCGAGGCGAGAAGGAGGACTGA